A stretch of the Azorhizobium caulinodans ORS 571 genome encodes the following:
- the pcaD gene encoding 3-oxoadipate enol-lactonase produces the protein MSVLEIAGEHFRFDVQGPEGAPPLVLAHSLGTTLELFDAVTPLLASRFRVVRYDLRGHGESTAPDAVHGMGDLGRDFINLVEGLKLGPVHFCGLSLGGMVGQWLAIHAPKRLKRIVLSNTTAYAGPPRIWEARIKAVRRTGTDHIADAVIDSWFSSGVKARMPDTVARVREMIAATPAVGYAATSCAMRDMDFRAALHKVTTPTLVIVSDEDRSTPPEWGEAVAQGIPGAQLARLPGGHLSCLEQPEAFAKTVLDFLG, from the coding sequence GTGTCTGTCCTCGAAATCGCCGGTGAACATTTCCGCTTCGACGTCCAGGGTCCGGAGGGCGCGCCGCCGCTGGTGCTGGCCCATTCGCTCGGCACGACGCTCGAACTGTTCGATGCCGTGACGCCGCTGCTCGCCTCCCGCTTCCGCGTCGTGCGCTACGACCTGCGCGGCCATGGCGAGAGCACCGCGCCGGACGCCGTGCACGGCATGGGCGATCTCGGGCGCGATTTCATCAATCTGGTGGAGGGGCTGAAGCTCGGCCCCGTGCACTTCTGCGGCCTGTCGCTGGGCGGAATGGTGGGGCAGTGGCTCGCCATCCATGCGCCCAAGCGGCTGAAGCGCATCGTCCTCTCCAACACCACGGCCTATGCCGGCCCGCCGCGCATCTGGGAGGCGCGCATCAAGGCCGTGCGCCGCACAGGCACGGACCATATCGCCGACGCGGTGATCGACAGCTGGTTCTCGTCCGGCGTGAAGGCCCGCATGCCCGACACGGTGGCGCGGGTGCGCGAGATGATCGCCGCCACGCCGGCGGTGGGCTATGCGGCCACGAGCTGCGCGATGCGCGACATGGATTTCCGCGCCGCCTTGCACAAGGTCACGACGCCGACGCTGGTTATCGTCTCGGACGAGGACCGCTCCACACCGCCCGAGTGGGGCGAGGCGGTGGCGCAGGGCATTCCCGGCGCGCAACTGGCGCGCCTGCCGGGCGGGCATCTCTCCTGCCTCGAGCAGCCCGAGGCGTTTGCGAAGACGGTGCTGGATTTCCTCGGCTGA
- a CDS encoding alpha/beta fold hydrolase, whose product MPSFLSDGLELAYLDEGEGAPVLLIHGFASTKEINWVFPGWVKTLTDAGRRVIAFDHRGHGASQKLYDPAQYHTRLMAEDAANLLKTLGIPQADVIGYSMGARVTAQLTLSHPDVVRKAVLGGLGIHLVDGVGLPQSIAEALEAPSLEDVTDPMGRMFRAFADSNKADRKALAACIRGSRQSLDRAEVASIRHPVLVAVGTRDLIAGDAHALAALLPNGRALDIPNRDHNPAVGDKVFKQGVLDFFAEPA is encoded by the coding sequence ATGCCCAGCTTTCTGTCCGACGGCCTGGAACTCGCCTATCTGGACGAGGGGGAGGGGGCGCCCGTCCTGCTCATCCACGGCTTTGCCTCCACCAAGGAAATCAACTGGGTCTTTCCGGGCTGGGTGAAGACGCTGACGGACGCCGGCCGGCGCGTGATCGCCTTCGATCATCGCGGCCACGGCGCCTCGCAGAAGCTCTATGACCCGGCCCAGTACCACACCCGCCTGATGGCGGAGGATGCCGCCAATCTCCTGAAGACGCTCGGCATTCCTCAGGCGGATGTGATCGGCTACTCCATGGGCGCGCGCGTCACGGCGCAGCTCACGCTCAGCCACCCGGACGTGGTGCGCAAGGCGGTGCTCGGCGGGCTCGGCATCCATCTCGTGGACGGGGTGGGGCTGCCGCAATCCATCGCGGAAGCGCTCGAGGCGCCATCGCTGGAAGACGTGACCGACCCCATGGGTCGCATGTTCCGCGCCTTCGCCGACAGCAACAAGGCAGACCGCAAGGCGCTCGCCGCCTGTATCCGTGGATCGCGCCAGAGCCTCGACCGGGCGGAGGTGGCGTCCATCCGTCATCCCGTTCTGGTGGCGGTGGGCACCCGCGACCTCATCGCGGGCGATGCCCATGCGTTGGCGGCGCTGCTGCCGAACGGCCGGGCGCTCGACATTCCCAACCGCGACCACAATCCGGCCGTGGGCGACAAGGTGTTCAAGCAGGGCGTGCTCGATTTCTTCGCCGAGCCGGCCTGA
- a CDS encoding cation diffusion facilitator family transporter: protein MGSEHDHSHDAAETTRHAGHNHAGHDHGEGGHAGHAHAAEGHGGHSHGSHAGHSHAVPSSLRAFAIGASANFAFVVVEALFGYWSGSLSLLADAGHNLSDVLGLLLAWAAAWAAQRVPTERRTFGYGRTSILAALTNAIILLLGTGGIVVEAVSRLSDPEPVQTGVVMVVALIGIGVNFGTALLFMAGRKGDLNVRGAFVHLIADAAISLGVVIAAGVIAVTGWLWLDPAVSLVIAVAIIAGTWSLFRDSVDLVLDAVPRHVDRAAVETYLAGLPGVTEVHDLHIWGLSTTEVALMVHLVRTTPAPDDTFLAEVTGEMKRRFGIGHVTIQLEAGPHPCALAPAHVV, encoded by the coding sequence ATGGGCAGCGAGCACGATCATTCGCACGATGCGGCCGAGACGACGCGGCACGCCGGCCATAATCACGCTGGGCACGACCATGGTGAAGGGGGGCATGCGGGCCACGCGCACGCTGCCGAGGGGCATGGCGGCCACTCCCACGGCAGTCATGCGGGCCACAGCCATGCGGTGCCCAGTTCCCTGCGGGCCTTCGCCATCGGCGCGTCGGCCAATTTCGCCTTCGTGGTGGTGGAGGCGCTGTTCGGTTACTGGTCGGGCTCGCTCTCGCTGCTGGCCGATGCCGGCCACAATCTCTCCGACGTGCTCGGCCTGCTGCTCGCCTGGGCCGCCGCCTGGGCGGCGCAGCGCGTGCCGACGGAGCGCCGCACCTTCGGCTATGGCCGCACGTCCATCCTCGCCGCCCTGACCAATGCCATCATCCTGCTGCTCGGCACCGGCGGCATCGTGGTGGAGGCGGTGAGCCGCCTGTCCGATCCCGAGCCGGTCCAGACCGGCGTGGTCATGGTGGTGGCGCTCATCGGCATCGGCGTGAACTTCGGCACCGCGCTGCTCTTCATGGCCGGGCGCAAGGGCGATCTGAACGTGCGCGGCGCCTTCGTCCACCTCATCGCGGACGCGGCCATCTCGCTGGGCGTGGTGATCGCCGCAGGGGTGATCGCTGTGACCGGCTGGCTCTGGCTCGATCCGGCGGTGAGCCTCGTGATCGCCGTCGCCATCATCGCCGGCACCTGGAGCCTGTTCCGGGACAGCGTCGATCTGGTGCTGGACGCGGTGCCGCGCCATGTGGACCGGGCGGCGGTGGAGACCTATCTGGCGGGTCTGCCCGGCGTCACGGAGGTGCATGACCTCCACATCTGGGGCCTCTCCACCACCGAAGTCGCCCTCATGGTGCACCTCGTCCGCACGACGCCTGCGCCAGACGATACCTTTCTGGCCGAAGTGACGGGCGAGATGAAGCGTCGCTTCGGCATCGGCCACGTCACCATTCAGTTGGAGGCCGGACCCCACCCTTGCGCGCTGGCGCCCGCCCACGTGGTGTGA
- a CDS encoding DUF3126 family protein has protein sequence MDKTELERVQRYLRTLFGNPQIKVTARPKKKDSAEVYLGDEFIGVLFKDEEDGDLSYNFQMAILDTDLED, from the coding sequence TTGGATAAAACCGAGCTCGAACGCGTCCAGCGCTATCTCCGCACGCTGTTCGGCAATCCGCAGATCAAGGTCACGGCCCGTCCCAAGAAGAAGGACTCGGCGGAGGTCTATCTCGGTGATGAGTTCATCGGCGTCCTCTTCAAGGACGAGGAAGACGGTGATCTCTCCTACAATTTCCAGATGGCCATTCTGGATACCGATCTCGAAGACTGA
- the cysE gene encoding serine O-acetyltransferase encodes MLQHGFQATKPANDRRPELVDPVWARLCREAEEAAAREPMLAGFLKGAIVSHETLEGVIAERIAARLDHPDLPGYAIRGAYREAVAADPSLSQALRADIMAVVDRDPATTRVLEPVLYFKGFHALQTHRLAHWLWENGQRDAALYLQSRVSAVLQVDIHPAVPMGRGIFLDHATGLVVGATAVIEDDVSILQGVTLGGTGKERGDRHPKIRRGVLIGAGAKVLGNIEVGHCARIAAGSVVLHPVPPATTVAGVPAKVVGSAGCAEPSRAMDQMFDVEIYAGADI; translated from the coding sequence ATGCTGCAGCATGGTTTCCAGGCGACCAAGCCCGCGAACGACCGGCGTCCCGAACTCGTGGACCCGGTGTGGGCACGCCTCTGTCGTGAGGCAGAGGAAGCGGCCGCGCGCGAGCCCATGCTGGCGGGCTTCCTCAAGGGTGCCATCGTGAGCCATGAGACGCTGGAAGGCGTGATCGCCGAGCGCATCGCCGCCCGGCTCGATCACCCGGACCTGCCCGGCTATGCCATCCGCGGCGCCTACCGCGAGGCGGTGGCGGCGGACCCGTCCCTCTCGCAGGCCTTGCGCGCCGACATCATGGCGGTGGTGGACCGCGACCCGGCCACCACGCGGGTGCTGGAGCCGGTGCTCTATTTCAAGGGCTTCCACGCCCTCCAGACCCACCGCCTCGCCCACTGGCTGTGGGAGAACGGCCAGCGCGACGCCGCGCTCTATCTCCAGAGCCGTGTCTCCGCCGTGCTGCAGGTGGACATCCATCCCGCCGTGCCCATGGGCCGGGGCATCTTCCTCGACCACGCCACCGGGCTGGTGGTGGGCGCCACCGCCGTCATCGAGGATGACGTCTCCATCCTTCAGGGCGTGACGCTGGGCGGCACCGGCAAGGAGCGGGGCGATCGCCATCCCAAGATCCGGCGCGGCGTGCTCATCGGCGCCGGCGCCAAGGTGCTCGGCAATATCGAGGTGGGCCATTGCGCCCGCATCGCCGCCGGCTCCGTCGTTCTGCATCCGGTGCCGCCGGCGACCACCGTTGCGGGCGTGCCGGCCAAGGTGGTGGGCAGCGCCGGCTGCGCCGAGCCGAGCCGTGCCATGGACCAGATGTTCGATGTCGAGATTTACGCCGGCGCGGACATCTGA